Within the Opitutaceae bacterium TAV5 genome, the region CGAGGCCGGCATGGATGCGGGCGGGATCGGCGGGGTCCTGGGCCAGCGTGTGGACGACGGTCATCTCGATGCCCTCGATATCCAGTTTCCAGCTACGGCCGGCATCGCGGGTCTGGTAGAAGGCATACCAGTCGGTGAGCGTCCAGTGACGGGGGTCGGCAGGATCGATGGCGAGATGGCCGAGAGCGCTGCCGAAATGGGGATAGCCGTGGCGGGAGAGCGCGCCCCACCAGTCGCCTTCGTGGATGTTTTCCTTCTGCCAGGGAATTTTTTCCCAGCGGGTGGCATCCGGGGAAAGGCGGTAGATGCTGGCGCCGTTGCCGCCGAGAAGCACGAGGCCGCCGGAGGGATCGGTGGCGAGGGCGCCGTAGGATCCGTCGGTGCGATAGTGGGTGGAGTAAGGAGCGAGGCCGGCATCGAGAGGCTGCCAGGTCCGGCCGAGATCGGTGGAGCGGACGACGCGATCGGTGGCGGGCGTGAGCGCGATGAGCAGCCCGGAAGCTCCGGAAGACGCGGGCGGAGCGGGATGCCGGATGATCTCCTTCATGCCGATGGAGGAGAGTTTTTGCCAAGTGGCTCCGGCGTCGTCGGTGCGCCAGAGGCCGCCGTCGAAAGTGTGTTCGCGGGGACTGATCCAGATGCGGGAGCGGCGGGCGCTGAGCCAGAAACGCTGCGGATCGGCCGGATCCACGAGGAGATCGACCGGAGCGAGAACGGGCAGGGGCGAGGCAGCCGGGGATGCCGCGACGGGCGCGGTGGCGGCCCAGGTGGCGCCGCCGTCGGTGGAGATGTGCACGACGGTGCCGATGGCGGCGGCACCGAGCGGGGCGGCCAGAATGCGGTCGGGGTTGGCCGGGTCCGCAACGAGAATGCGTCCGTCGGCGCGGTGGGGACCGTTGCCGGCAAAGCGTGCGTCGAGGCGCTTTTGCCAGGTGCGGCCGGCGTCGGCGGAGCACCAGATGCCGTTGTCGGTGGCGATAAGGACGCGGTCGGGATCGCGCGGGTCCACGATGAGGCCGCGCACGGAATAGTTGTCGCCGTCGGCGGGGAGAGCGTCGTGGAGCATCCGCCAGGTGGCGCCGCCGTCGTCGCTGCGAAAGAGGCCGCCGACGTCGGACGACAGGTAGAGGCGTTGCGGCACGCGGGCGGAAGCGGGAGCGAACACGACCTGTTGCAGGTAACCGCCGCCGCCGATGCGGCTGGAATACCAGCGACCGTAAAGGCGATGCGAACCGGCCGGCGCAGGTTTGCGGGCTGCTCCGGCAACCGGACCGGAAACGGAGCCGGAAACCGCGGGAGGCGACATGGCGGACCCGCTACCGGCGACGGCGAGCGGAACGCCGGGGAGCAACAGGCCGGGGACGAGGAGAAGAAGAAGGCGGTGACCGGGCATCGGGAGGAAGTGACGGAGGTGGCGGAAAGGGGATTGCAGGAGCGGGAGGGGAACGGGGGGTTAGGGGGTTATTCCCACCAGCGGTAACGGCTGCCGCCGCCGGGAGGATCGAGCCGGAGGGCTTCGGCCGTGAGGGATTCGATGTGGCCGTCGCAAAACGCCATGTGCGCCTTGCTGCCGCCGGCGTGGCGGTATTCGAGGCGCGACCAGCTCGGGCCCGGTGCGGCGGTCCCGTTGTTGGGATCCTGCTGGAGATTGTCGCTGGTGCCGATGTGATCGACGTCGTTGGCCTCGATTTTGGGGAGTTTGTCGCCGACGAGAATGATGCGGGAGGGCGTCGGCACGGCGGAGAGACGACGCCCCCAGTTGATGTTGGCGTAGAAGGAATTGATGCCGTAGCTGTAACCGTTTTTCCAGTTGTCGGTCTGCGAGGGGAAATCCTTCCACGGACGGCCCGGAGCCTGAAAGACGGAGTCGCGCGTGAAGACGCGGTCCCACGGAGCGGAGTTTTCCGCCGTATAGATGCGGGCGGCCACCTCGACATGCCAGCCGTCGGCCTCGGGAGATTTCTGGACGCGGGGGTATCGGCCGTCGCGCGCTTCGTTGGCGAGCTGGTTGAGGGCGAGCGCCAGTTGCCGGAGGTTGGACAGGTCGCGGGCGCTGCGGGCGTTCTGGCGGACCTTGCCGGTGACAGGAATGATGATGGCGGCGAGGACGCCGATGATCGCGATGACGGCCAGCAGCTCGACCAGCGTAAATCCGCCCCGGCCGGGAGCGGAAAAGGAACCGGGACCAGGGGCGCCGGCAAAGGACCGGCAAGGATGGTTTTTTGGTGACATGAGGAAAACGGGGAGAGGATCGGGTGCGGAACTCGTGTCGGACCCGCAAGTTATACCGCCGGAAAAGCCGATGCTCAATATGCAGTGCATGCGTTAATGTGCATCCCGTGCCTTCCGGGAATTTTGAGAAAAAAGAACTTGCCAGAATGCTTAGCAGCAATTTGCTTAGAAGCAATCAAGAAGCCCGTTTCCCGTCCTTTCACCGCCATGTCCACCCCCTTTACCCGTTCTCCCGAATCCGTCGCTCCGCTGTACGAGCAGGTCATGCAGTGGCTGGAGCAGCGCATCGAAAACGACTTCGGGCACGACGAGCGTTTTTTCACGGAGCGCGAGCTGGTGGCGCGGCTCGGCGTGTCGCAACCGACGGTGCGGCGGGCGTTGCAGGAGCTGGTCGACCGTCGCCTGCTCCACCGGCACGTCGGCCGGGGGACATTTGTGCAGAAGCACAAACGCACGCGTCTGCTCGGGGTCATCATGCCGCACTCGCATTCGCCGGTGCTGATGCAGCAGCTCAACTGCTTCGCGGAGCTGTGCGACGAATTCGACTGCAACCTGCGCGTGCATCACATCCGGCCCGGCAGCGACCCCGCCGATCCGGCCGGCCGGCTGCGCGATGTGGCCCGCGCCCTCCCGGCCAACCCGCATGAGGAGCGCATGGTGTTTCTCGGGCATTCGCAGGAGGCGGCGTGGACGCTCTTCGACGAACTCGACCATCGCGGCTTCCGCACGGTGAGCGCGCTGCCGTTCGCCGGGGGCTATCCGGGCGACTGTGTGAGCATCGACGTGGGCCACGGCGTCACCCTGGCGCTCGACCACCTGCGCGCGCTCGGCCACCGGCGCATCGCCATCCTCGTCAACGAACCCGTGGCCCTGGCCAACGTGAAGATGCGCCTCGGTTACCTGCGCGACTACGTGGCCGCCCACGGCATGCAGGAGGAAACCGTGTTCGTCGATTGCTCCCCGCCGATGGGCGGCAATTCCTTCGAGCCGGTTCTCGCGGCCTTGCCTGCCCTTCTCGGCGGCGACCCGCAGGCCCGGCCCACGGCCATCGTGCCGATTTCCGGCATCGGCGCCTGGGCGGCGCTCCGGCATGCCGGCAGGGCGGGCCTGAGCGTGCCGCGGGATTTTTCGGTGCTCGCCTTCGACGACCTCCCCGGGTCCGACCTGCTTTTCCCGGCTCTCACCGCCATCCACACCGACGGGCACGCCTACGCGCGCCGCATCCTCGAAATCCTCTGGTCCGATGAGCCCGGCGCCGGTGGCGACCGGGCTTCCTCTCCCCGTCAGGAAACCTTCGCCCCGTCTCTCGTTCTCCGCGAAAGCACCGCCCCCCTCCACGCCTGATCCACACCCGACTGCCGCAACAACCCGCACCCGAACACTCTCCGTATCCCGTCGCCGCTACCCGGTCCGCTCCCGCCCTTCCTTCCGCCATCCGGCAACGCCCCCCCTTCCGGTCGATGCCGCCAGCTGCTGCTTTGCCCGTCCCTCTCCCGTCACCTCTTGCCAACCCGCTCCATCCCGTCCCGCCTCCCATGAAAACCACCACCACCCGCCAATCCGTCCGCTCGCCCCGGTCCGCCACCACCGGCCTCGCTCTCGTGCTTGCCGTCCTCGCCCTGCCTGCCTCCGCCCCGCTGGCCCGCGCCAAATGGACGGGCACCGTCGACAACGACTACACCAACCCCGCCAACTGGCGCGACGGTGTCATCGACGGCATCTTCTCCTCCAGCCTCGGGGCCAATACCGAAGTCCTGTTCCCTTCCGGCAGCTACGCCATCGACCGGCTCTCGATCAGCCATGCCGACAACTACTATCTGAGGATCCTCCCGCCCGCCGGCTCCTCGACCGCCGGCACCACGCTTTCCCTCGGCGACGTCTCCGTGGACATTGCCGGCGACAGCGCCTCGCAGGAAGTCGCCATCGGCGTCTCCTCGCGTCCTCTCACCATCGATTTCGGGTCAACCGGCACGCGCACGATCACCGTCAACCCGTCGCTCGTCACTTCCAGCAACGGACGCGACACCCTCAGCCTCTACGGCGCGGTCACCGGCCACAACCTCCTCAAGACCGGCGGCGGCAGCCTCAACCTTTACGCCGCCACGACGCTCTCCGGCAGCTACGTCCAGACCGGCGGCACCACTTTTCTCCGCGGCTACACTCACCCCTCCGCCGGCTACCAGGAAGCCTCTTTCAGCGCGGAGCGGCTCGTCATCGCCGGCACCCTCGGCCGCTTCGTCGTGATGAACAACGCCGGCCTCGACGCCGCCCTCCCCGTCTCGCTCAACGGCGGCACCCTCGGCTTCCAGTCCTCCTCCGCCATCGATCGCACCCTCGACACGCTCTCCCTCGACGGCTCCCGCTCCGCCCTCGCCGTGACCCCCACAGGCGGCGCGAGCGGCACGCTCACCATCAACCACCTCGAACGCTCCGGCTACGCCACCCTCTCGCTCCTTGCCACCGCCGCCAACCCCGCCGGACGGGGCAACATCGCCATCAAGGTCGCCAACGACGCCTCCCTTCTGGCCGATCTCCGTGGCGGCGGCGGCGCGGCCGGCACGAAAAACATCAGCATTCTCCCCTGGGCCACCGCCTCCACCGCCAACTCGAGCATCCTCGATAACCAGCCCAACGGCGACTACTACACCCCGCTCCAGGGTTTTGTCACCTACACGCACGACGGCGGCTTCCGCGCCCTCGACAAAGCCACGGAGTACCACGCCTCCCTCGCCGAAGCCGCCTCCGACGGCAATGTCCGCCTCACCGCCTCCGAAACACTCTCCGGCAACAAGACCGTCAACTCCCTCTACCTCGACTACGACGCCGCGTCCGATCTCGCGGTCGATCTCGGCGGAGCCACGCTCGATGTGACCAGCGGCGCGCTCGCCGCCAACAACAACAGCGGCGGCAAGAGCTTCATTATCCGCAACGGCACCCTCAACTTCGGTGACGCCACCGGCTACATCACGTCCGGCCGCAGCGACAGATCCTCCGCCATCTCCGCCAACATCACCGGCAACGCCGGCGTCGTCTATGCCCCTGCCGAGCGGCTCACGCTTTCCGGCGTCAACAGCTACGCCGGCCCCACGGTCATCAACACCGGTCTCGTCATCATCGACGCCGCCACCGCCCTGCCCTCCACCTCCGACGTCCGCGTGGACAAAAACGCCACCCTCCAGATCAACAACAACATCGCCGCCAGCGCCGCCACCCTGGCCGGCAACGGCCTCGTGAAACTCAACAACGCCACCGCTCGCCTCGACATCGGCAATGTCTCAGGAAGCGCCGCCGGCTGGACCACCATCGGCGCCGGCGGCACGGTTTCTCCCGGCGATGCCTCCGGCTATTTCCGGGCCGACACCCTCGGCTTCACCGGCTCGGTGCGTTTCGAGGCAGGCTCCAGCCTCCTCATCGACATCGGCGCTGCCGGTGGTGCCTTCGATAGCATCACCGTCACCGGCGACCTTGCCGTCGAAGCCGGCGCCACTCTCGTCCTCAACTTTCTCGACGGCTACACGCTGAGGGACGGCGATTCCTTCGCCCTCGCCAGCGTCAGCGGCACCGGCCTCGACACCCTGCAAAACTTCACCGTCACCGGCGCCGGCATCGACGGTTTCTCCTTCACGTGGACCGACGGCCTGCTCACCGCCACCGCCGTCCCCGAACCCGCCACCTGGGCCCTGGTCACCGGAGCCAGCCTTCTGATGCTTGCATTCGTCCGCCGGCGTCACACGCGTTGATCGCCGATCCCGCTCCAACCCGCTCCCGCCAAATCATCATCCCCATGAAGTCAAAAACCAACTACGCCTGCGCGGTACGAGGAGGGTTCACGCTCATCGAACTCCTCACCGTGATTGCCATCATCGGCATCCTCGCCGCCATCATCATCCCCACCGTCGGCAAGGTCCGCAAAACCGCCCAGTCCACCCGCTGCTCCGCCGGCCTGCGTTCGGCAGGCGCAGCCATCCAGCTCTTCACCAATGACAATCGAGGACGCCTTCCCATCGCCGATAACGGAGTCTCCAAAAACGGACACTGGTTTGTCCAGGTTGCGCCCTACCTCGGCGCGCAATATGCCGCAGATGCCACCGTGGCCCAGATGGAAGGCACCAGAATCAACAAACCCGTCGGCTGCCCGCTCGCCCCTCAATTCGAAAAAAGCTACGATGTAAAAGGCATTGGCGTAAGCTACGGATGGAATGGCGTGAAAGTAACCCTGCGCGTTCCCAAACTCGCCGAAGGAATTGACGTCACCCAAATCACCACCCCCTCGCGCACCATCATGCTTGGCGAACGCTGGGGGCAAACCGGCAGTGGCGGCCGCGACTGGGGCTGGCGCTGCGCCCCGCCGTGGGACGGCACAGACCCGATGGTGGATGCCGACAAGGACACATCTGCCGGAAAACCCGACTCTCTCCGCCTCAGCCACGGAGGCCGCGCCAACTTTCTCTTCTTTGATGGCCATGTCGCTTCCATGAAACCTGAGGACACCTATACCGCCGGCGGAGATCCCGATGGAGATTCCGCCAATCCCAACCTCTGGAAAGGTTTCTAGCTCACGCACCGGCTCGTTCACGTATCCGCACCGTCCTCTCACTTGCCAATCACCGTCGTCCGCATGATCCCTCCCGCCACTGCCGGACTCCCGTCCACGTCGTCAGAAGCCACCGCCACGCCCGCCGCCACCTGCGTGCCGCCCGTCATTGCCTCCGAGCGCGTCCGCATTGCCGCGCTCTGGGCCCGCTGGCTTCCCGGCATCCTTGCCCGCCAGTGCTGCGACGGCTCCGAAAACGACGGCGCTTTCGCCGAAGACGACACCGGCTGGTACTGCGGGCGCCACACCGCCTACACCCTCGCCCGCCTCATGGCCGCCCGCCTCTGGCTCGACGAACTGTATCCCTCCCCGACCCTTTCCGACATCCCCTGTGTCTCCGCAGCCGCGCTCGACTCCGCATGTGTCCGGGCGCTGGCCTTTCTTCGCCGCCGGCAGTCGCCGGATGGCCGGCTCGATCTCAACGGCATGTATGCAGCCAACGAGATCGGTTTTCCGGTCACCGGCCTCGCCCTCGCCTGGGCCCGCTTTCGCGACCTCGGCCTCTCTCCCGCGCCCGGCTTCATCGCCGATCTGGCGACGTTCCTCCGCCGCGGCGCCGAAGCGATCCTCGCCGGCTCGCCCATGACCGCCAACCACCGCTGGTCCGCCGTCGCCGCCCCCCTCGCCGCCCTTCATCACCTCTGGCCCGATCCCCGCTACCTCGCCCGCATCGAGTCGCTGCTCGCCGAAGGCATCGACATCGACGCCGACGGCTGCTGGCACGAAGAACGCAGCCCCAACTACAACAACGTCGCCAGCCAGGGACTCCTCGCCCTGGCCGATGCGCTCGGACGTCCCGAACTCCTGACGCCGCTGACACGTCACGGAGAATTTCTCCTGCACGGCATTCAGCCCGGCGGCGAATTCGACTCCACCCTCAGCCATCGCCAGGACCGCGCCCTCCCCGACCGCATTGCCGTCACCTGCGGCATCGCCCGCCGTCTCGCGCTTCTCACCGGCGACGGCCGCTACACCTCCCTTTGCGATGCCGGCCGGCCCTCCGCCTCCGCGCCCGAAGCCGAGCTCGTGCCCCTCCTGCTCCAGCTCGACGCGCATCCCGGCCCGCTCCCCGCGCCTCGTCCGCTGCCCGACCGTTACGAAGTCTTTTACGCCTCCGTCCCCCAGGCGCGCCTCCGCACGCCGCGCACGCTGGTCAGCCTGTCCGCCGATCCCGGCGGACACTACTACGATACCGTCCGCGACCAGTGGGGCGGCGCCCGCCGCAGCGACGACTGGCTCCACATCCATCACGGCGGCGTAGTCATTGAAACACTACACCTCGCCGGCGCCGGCATGCAAAACCTCCAGCCGGAAACGCTCCGGCGCCTTGCCGCCGGTCATTATGAACTCTCCGCCCGCCAGCCCGGCTGGGAGCACACCCTGCATTTCAGCCCCGGTTCCCCGCGCGTCCACGTCCGGTGGGACTGGGAAACGTCCGTCGCGTTCCGGCGCTCCGGCGACACGGCGCACCTCACCCTGGCCAGCGCCAGTCCCCATTCGCTCATGGCCTCGCTCGTGTGGTGGGTCCGCCCCGGCGCCCTTCTGCTCCAGTCCGGCGACCCCGGCCGCACGCTCTGCGCCGGCGATGTCGTCGCTCTCGCCGGCGGCTCACCCCTTCGCCTCGAAAGTGCCGACGGCGCCGCTATCGGGATCACCGGCCTGCCCGCCGCCGCACACACACAGCCGGTTCTCTTCCCTCCCGCAATTCCCTCGTCCATCCCGCAGACCTGCGCCGCTCTCCACCTCGGGCTGCTCTTCCCCGTCGACCTCGACCTTGCCCTCACCTTTCTCTGACCGCCCGTCTCCTTCCGTTCCCGAACCATGATCACCCGCCGCCTCCTGCTCGTTTCCGTATCCGGTTTCCAACTTCTCTGCGCATCGTTGCCCGCCGCCACCTTCGGCACCGGCCAGGCCGGTCTCACCGCGGCCGGCAACGACATCATCCGGCTCGACACCCCCGAAACCCGACTCGCCATCCGTTTCACCGCCGCAACCGACGGCGAACTCACCGAAGTCGCCTTTGCCTCCGGTCACGGCTCCGGCTACGCCGCCAACCAGCCCGACGCCTTCACCGTCACCCTTCACGCCGACACCGGAGGCCGGCCCGGAGAACGGCTCGCCACCGCCGACCGGACCACCTTCAACGCCACCGGCGCCCGCCTTCGCGCCGCCGCCTTCAGCGGAGTCGCCATCAAGGCCGGCACGGTTCTCCATGCCGTCATCGCCGCACCCGCCGCCGACGCCGCCCGCTATCTCAGCATCGAAAGCTCCCGGCTCCCCCAGGGCGTCGTCCCCGTGCAGTCTCTCGACATGACCACACGTGACCCGGCGGCCGGCGTGCTGGTGTCCACGGATGCCGGCGCCACCTGGAGCGCCCGTCCGCAGACGATCGCCGCGCATCGCGTCACGATCAGCGATCGCACGCAGGGCTGGGCCTACACCGGCACCCTCGACCTCCGGCTCCGGAACGGTCCCGCCGGCAAGGAATACCCCATGCAAAATTTCCGGTTCCTCACCGGCGAGGCCGGCGGGAAAGCCTCGGTCACGGCCATCCGTATTTCCCTTCGCCCCCAGGGCGGTCTTGTGAACAAACCGGTAAAGGTCTTCGCCCGCATTCTCGAAGATCCCTCGCTCCGCCCTCTCGTTTCCGCCGGGCAGACCGTGACGCTGGCCGATGCCGCCCGCTTCGAACCCGTCACTCTCCCCGTCACCGGCGACGCCACGCTTCAGGACGGCACCGACTACGTGCTCGTCCTTGGCCTTTCCGACGAGGTTTCTGCCGGCGAAAAGGACTTCCTCTTCATGCGCGCCCCCAACTGGGGCATCGGCTCTCCCAACCTCAACGACCTCAACTGGCAGACCGGAGCCAACGCCGTCACGGTCTCCCGCGCGCCCGACCGGATCGACGGCTCCCGTTTTCCCACCGCCGACATGCCCTTCCTGATCGAATACAACTGATCCGCCCTTCCGTTTCCCCTCCCGTCATCCGTCCCGTTTTCCCCATGCGCCATCTCCTGCTCCTTTCGGCCCTCGGCCTCCAGTCTCTCGGCACTGCCCTTGCCGCTCCCTTTGGCCCCGAAGGCAGCGCCACGGCGCAACCCGCCGCGCTCCCCCCCGGCGTCGATGTCATCGAGACGGTTTTCGACCGGACTCCGGTCGAACGCGGCCTCGCCTTCGACCGCACCGGCGTCAAGCCGGCCTCCCTCACGCTGAAAGACGGTCGTCCCGTCGATGCCTGGGTTTGTGAGGAAAGCATCGAGCCCGCCATGCGCTGGACGCGCTCCTTCCGCTTCACCGTCACCGATCCGCGCTTCCGCCAGGGTGGTCGCCCCGCCGTCGACCTCGAAATCACCTTTCACAGCCCCGGCTTCGGCAGCGTCCGCGTCAAGGCCGACACCGCCGCCGGCGCCCGCCTGATCGGCTCCGTCTGGGGCAACACCAAAGAGTGGAAAACGCTCCGCATCCCCCTCGACGACGCTTTCTTCGGTGCCCGCACCGACCCCGCCGACACAGCCCCGAGCGTCAACGGATTCGACCTCCGTATCGACGGCGTCAACGGCCCTCTCTACCTGCGCCGCGTCCGCCTCGTCGGCTACGACCCCGACAAGGATGTCCACTGGCCCCGCATGATCAAGACATCCGATCTCGCCTCTCCTTCCACTCCCGGAGGCGTATTCGCATTCACACGACAATCCGGCGCGCAGATCACCGCCCGTCTGCAAAACCTCGCCCGCGTCCCCCGCCCTCTCCGCTATCGCTTCCAGGTCTCCGGCCACGACGACAAAATCCTCCACCGCGCCGAATCCTCGCTCCTCCTCGCGCCGTCTTCCACCGCCGACGTTTCCCTCGCCTTCGACCCCGCCGGCTGGCCACTCGGCCCCTGCGACGGCCGGCTCGAACTCTTCCTCGACGACGATCCCGCTCATCCCGTTTACACCCGCACCTTCCGCATCGGTATCATCAGCTCCACGACACTTGCCAAGGCCCGACCCGGCGAATTTCTCTACGGGCTCGACGCCGCCAATAACACCATCTTCCCCATCCTCACCCCCGCCGCCTTTGCCTGGTACCGTATCATGGGAGTGGATATTCTCCGCAACCCCTGGAACAAGGGCATGCAGGAGAACGCCGCCGATCTGAAAACCGCCCTCGATGCCCTCGCCGCAGAGGACGTGCAGACTTCCATCATGGTCGATCCGCCCAAAGACCCCGATGCCGGCAAACGCGCCGGCCAGCTCGAAAGCAAGATCGCCTTTCTCGAGGAAACCGCCCGCCTTTTCACCCCGGCGCCCGGTGATCCCGCAGCCGGCAAACTCCGCTACTACGAAATGGGCAACGAACCGGACCTCCCCCATTTCTACCCCGCGCCCATCGACACCTACGTGGAAAGTTATCACGCCATGTACGACGCCGTGAAACGCGGCGCCCGCGGCGCCGGCCGCGGCGACGCCGATACCGTCGTCATGAACGGCGGCCTTGCCTTTGCCGGTCAGGAAAGCTCGCGGCGCGCCGCCGAATTTGTCGCCCGGGTCGACGCCTCCCGGCTCGATGCCATCGCCTATCACGGACACGGTCCCGGCATCGCCGCCGAGCGCACCGCCTGGGAACGCCTTCACACGGTCGCCGCCGCCAGCAGTCCGGAAAAGGCCCGTCTCCCCTTCATCGAAACCGAATCCGGATTTTCCGGCGTGGACCCTATAGGCATCGCGGAGCAGGCCCGCACCGTCGTCGAAAAGATGACCTACGCGCAGTCGAAAGGCATGCCCTTCTTCCTCTACTTCCGTCTCTTCATGGAGGGCGCCGGAGCCGGTATCGAAGGCGGCTACACCATGGCCGAAAATTTCGTCGAACCCCGTCCCTCGATTCTCGCCTACCGCCACATGGTCGAGCGTCTCCGCCATCATCGTTACGTTCGCCAACCCGATTTTGCCGGGGAAGCCGGCGCGGACGGGATCACGGCATTCCTGTTCGAGGAGATCGACGCCGCTGCCCGTCCTGCCGGTCGCAAGACACTCGTCGCCTTCTGCGAAAAACCGGTCCGTCACGAATTGCGCCTCGCCCTCGGCGACGCGACGCAGTCCTCCTCTCCGCAATTCTTCGATCTTTACGGCAACACCCTGCCGCTTTCCGCCGCCGTCGCTTCCGGTGTGGTCACCTTCGGCGTGGGCATCGATCCCGTTTACCTCACCTGGATTTCTCCCGCTGCCGCGGCCGACACGGCAGCCGTGCGCGTCATGCCTTCGCTCCTCTCGGTCGATACCACCGCGCCGCTTCTCGCCGGCGCCGACAATCCGCTGACCGTCACCGTGCGCAATCCCCATCCCGACAAACCGCTCTCCGTCACACTCTCCGCCGAAGCCCGCGCGCGCGTCGCCGCCCGCATCGAACCCGCCCGGCACTCCGTCACCCTCCCCGTCGGCGAGGCCGTCACGCTTCCTCTTTCGCTCGGCCTGGAGCCCGCCCGCCAGCCTCTCGCGCTCCCGCGCTGGTGGACGGTTTTCACCGACATCGATCCGGCCAGGATCACCCCCGCGCTCCGCGCCCGCATCCCGGCCACGCTTCCCGCCAGAACCGGCGGCGCGCCTGTCGTCGGCCGGCCCGCGCTGGCTGACGGAGGCCGCCTCAACTTCGGTCGCCTGGCCGGCGGTTTCGGCGAAAACCGCACCGGCCTCGCCTACGCCATCATCGACACCCCGAGCGCCGTCACCCTCGACTGCGGCGCCAGCGGCGACTGGTGGATGGCCTGGTATCTCAACGGCCAGCCCGTCATGGACACCCTCGAAACCGGCAACGGCCAGCATGGCCCCATCTCGCTGCACCCCTTCCGCCTCGCGCTCCGGCCGGGCCGCAATGTGCTCGCCGTTCTCGTCACCAGCGGACGCGGCGGCTGGGAAGTCCTGTACGGCGGCCCGAAGGA harbors:
- a CDS encoding N-terminal cleavage protein — protein: MSPKNHPCRSFAGAPGPGSFSAPGRGGFTLVELLAVIAIIGVLAAIIIPVTGKVRQNARSARDLSNLRQLALALNQLANEARDGRYPRVQKSPEADGWHVEVAARIYTAENSAPWDRVFTRDSVFQAPGRPWKDFPSQTDNWKNGYSYGINSFYANINWGRRLSAVPTPSRIILVGDKLPKIEANDVDHIGTSDNLQQDPNNGTAAPGPSWSRLEYRHAGGSKAHMAFCDGHIESLTAEALRLDPPGGGSRYRWWE
- a CDS encoding GntR family transcriptional regulator; this translates as MSTPFTRSPESVAPLYEQVMQWLEQRIENDFGHDERFFTERELVARLGVSQPTVRRALQELVDRRLLHRHVGRGTFVQKHKRTRLLGVIMPHSHSPVLMQQLNCFAELCDEFDCNLRVHHIRPGSDPADPAGRLRDVARALPANPHEERMVFLGHSQEAAWTLFDELDHRGFRTVSALPFAGGYPGDCVSIDVGHGVTLALDHLRALGHRRIAILVNEPVALANVKMRLGYLRDYVAAHGMQEETVFVDCSPPMGGNSFEPVLAALPALLGGDPQARPTAIVPISGIGAWAALRHAGRAGLSVPRDFSVLAFDDLPGSDLLFPALTAIHTDGHAYARRILEILWSDEPGAGGDRASSPRQETFAPSLVLRESTAPLHA
- a CDS encoding PEP-CTERM motif protein — encoded protein: MKTTTTRQSVRSPRSATTGLALVLAVLALPASAPLARAKWTGTVDNDYTNPANWRDGVIDGIFSSSLGANTEVLFPSGSYAIDRLSISHADNYYLRILPPAGSSTAGTTLSLGDVSVDIAGDSASQEVAIGVSSRPLTIDFGSTGTRTITVNPSLVTSSNGRDTLSLYGAVTGHNLLKTGGGSLNLYAATTLSGSYVQTGGTTFLRGYTHPSAGYQEASFSAERLVIAGTLGRFVVMNNAGLDAALPVSLNGGTLGFQSSSAIDRTLDTLSLDGSRSALAVTPTGGASGTLTINHLERSGYATLSLLATAANPAGRGNIAIKVANDASLLADLRGGGGAAGTKNISILPWATASTANSSILDNQPNGDYYTPLQGFVTYTHDGGFRALDKATEYHASLAEAASDGNVRLTASETLSGNKTVNSLYLDYDAASDLAVDLGGATLDVTSGALAANNNSGGKSFIIRNGTLNFGDATGYITSGRSDRSSAISANITGNAGVVYAPAERLTLSGVNSYAGPTVINTGLVIIDAATALPSTSDVRVDKNATLQINNNIAASAATLAGNGLVKLNNATARLDIGNVSGSAAGWTTIGAGGTVSPGDASGYFRADTLGFTGSVRFEAGSSLLIDIGAAGGAFDSITVTGDLAVEAGATLVLNFLDGYTLRDGDSFALASVSGTGLDTLQNFTVTGAGIDGFSFTWTDGLLTATAVPEPATWALVTGASLLMLAFVRRRHTR
- a CDS encoding N-terminal cleavage protein, which produces MKSKTNYACAVRGGFTLIELLTVIAIIGILAAIIIPTVGKVRKTAQSTRCSAGLRSAGAAIQLFTNDNRGRLPIADNGVSKNGHWFVQVAPYLGAQYAADATVAQMEGTRINKPVGCPLAPQFEKSYDVKGIGVSYGWNGVKVTLRVPKLAEGIDVTQITTPSRTIMLGERWGQTGSGGRDWGWRCAPPWDGTDPMVDADKDTSAGKPDSLRLSHGGRANFLFFDGHVASMKPEDTYTAGGDPDGDSANPNLWKGF